Proteins encoded within one genomic window of Panicum virgatum strain AP13 chromosome 1N, P.virgatum_v5, whole genome shotgun sequence:
- the LOC120654798 gene encoding putative clathrin assembly protein At5g57200 isoform X3 — MSEKYSSQPQQIALAQTSHTAYMHCQEECPRQRTGYVLQVKLKTLIVVHRLLREGDPTFKEEFLAYTCRGNILHMANFKDDSSQLAWDCSAWVRTYALFLEERLECFRVLKYDIETERLMKSPQCSTKGHSKTRTLPCPDLLEQLPALQQLLFRVVGVQPEGSAWSNYLIQYALALVVKESFKIYCAINDGIINLVDMFFDMPKYDAIKALTIYKRAGLQAENLAEFYEFCKLLELARTFQFPTLRQPPPSFLATMEEYIREAPRPSVKSVESEEPKLLTYDKEAPQEPEKPAEEEKEEPEQEPESQAEPELEPQPQQTTGDLLNLDAEVNPSVMELEECNALALAIVAPGDQNKASTSQNLFDGSSSGWELALVTAPSTNISQPVKTNLAGGFDKLLLDSLYEDEARRQQIASVTYAGSLGTANPFDANANGPFAMSSSFAPPSNVQLALMNQQQQQYYQVQQQYFQPQQHQYFQQQQQIMAMPTPNMYHHQYQYAAPPSRAPNPFGDPFSDLVAVGAPGKQGNSSFV; from the exons ATGTCAGAA AAATATTCATCGCAACCTCAGCAAATCGCCCTCGCGCAGACGTCACATACTGCATATATGCATTGTCAAGAAGAATGTCCAAGACAAAGAACTGGATA CGTCCTACAGGTTAAATTGAAGACATTAATAGTGGTACATAGGCTTCTGAGAGAAGGTGATCCCACATTCAAAGAAGAGTTCCTGGCCTACACATGCAGGGGAAACATTTTGCATATGGCAAATTTCAAGGATGACTCTAGCCAATTAG CCTGGGATTGCTCCGCATGGGTTCGCACCTATGCGCTATTCCTGGAGGAACGGCTTGAGTGCTTTAGGGTTCTCAAATACGACATCGAAACTGAGCGCCTCATGAAATCGCCCCAGTGTTCTACCAAG GGACATAGTAAAACCAGGACCCTACCTTGCCCAGATCTTTTGGAGCAGTTGCCTGCACTGCAGCAGCTGCTTTTCAGGGTTGTTGGAGTCCAG CCGGAAGGTTCTGCCTGGTCAAACTACCTCATTCAGTACGCACTAGCCCTG GTTGTGAAGGAGAGCTTCAAGATctactgtgcaattaatgatgGCATCATCAACCTTGTTGATATG TTCTTCGATATGCCAAAGTATGATGCTATCAAGGCTCTGACTATTTACAAACGAGCTGGCCTGCAG GCAGAAAACCTTGCTGAGTTCTATGAATTCTGCAAACTGCTTGAGCTGGCCAGGACATTCCAATTTCCTACTCTCAGGCAG CCACCCCCCTCATTCCTTGCAACAATGGAAGAGTACATCAGAGAAGCACCCCGCCCCTCAGTCAAGAGTGTG GAGAGTGAGGAACCAAAGCTACTGACTTATGACAAAGAAGCTCCACAGGAACCTGAAAAGCCAGCagaagaggagaaagaagaacCTGAACAAGAACCAGAATCTCAAGCTGAGCCTGAACTAGAACCCCAGCCACAGCAAACAACTGGAGATCTCCTA AACCTGGATGCAGAGGTCAACCCTTCGGTTATGGAACTCGAAGAATGCAATGCATTGGCACTTGCCATTGTAGCTCCAG GTGACCAAAACAAGGCGTCAACATCTCAAAATCTGTTTGATGGAAGCTCATCGGGGTGGGAGTTGGCACTTGTCACCGCTCCAAGCACCAATATAAGCCAGCCAGTTAAGACCAACTTG gctggaggctttgacaagcTGTTACTCGACAGCCTCTACGAAGACGAGGCAAGGAGGCAGCAGATCGCCAGTGTGACCTACGCTGGCAGCCTTGGAACAGCCAACCCTTTCGACGCCAATGCCAATGGCCCGTTCGCCATGTCCAGCAGCTTCGCACCACCATCTAATGTGCAGTTGGCACTGATGaaccagcagcaacagcagtacTACCAGGTGCAGCAGCAGTATTTCCAGCCACAGCAGCATCAGTATTTTCAGCAGCAACAACAGATAATGGCGATGCCGACACCAAACATGTACCACCACCAATATCAGTATGCTGCGCCTCCCTCCAGAGCTCCAAATCCATTTGGTGATCCTTTCAGCGACCTTGTAGCGGTGGGTGCTCCTGGAAAACAGGGCAACTCAAGCTTTGTCTGA
- the LOC120654798 gene encoding putative clathrin assembly protein At5g57200 isoform X2: MTAIPHRLELDIAIVKATNHVECPPKERHVRKIFIATSANRPRADVTYCIYALSRRMSKTKNWIVKLKTLIVVHRLLREGDPTFKEEFLAYTCRGNILHMANFKDDSSQLAWDCSAWVRTYALFLEERLECFRVLKYDIETERLMKSPQCSTKGHSKTRTLPCPDLLEQLPALQQLLFRVVGVQPEGSAWSNYLIQYALALVVKESFKIYCAINDGIINLVDMFFDMPKYDAIKALTIYKRAGLQAENLAEFYEFCKLLELARTFQFPTLRQPPPSFLATMEEYIREAPRPSVKSVESEEPKLLTYDKEAPQEPEKPAEEEKEEPEQEPESQAEPELEPQPQQTTGDLLNLDAEVNPSVMELEECNALALAIVAPGDQNKASTSQNLFDGSSSGWELALVTAPSTNISQPVKTNLAGGFDKLLLDSLYEDEARRQQIASVTYAGSLGTANPFDANANGPFAMSSSFAPPSNVQLALMNQQQQQYYQVQQQYFQPQQHQYFQQQQQIMAMPTPNMYHHQYQYAAPPSRAPNPFGDPFSDLVAVGAPGKQGNSSFV, encoded by the exons ATGACGGCCATCCCGCACCGCCTT GAATTGGATATTGCAATTGTGAAGGCAACCAACCATGTAGAATGCCCTCCCAAGGAACGGCATGTCAGAA AAATATTCATCGCAACCTCAGCAAATCGCCCTCGCGCAGACGTCACATACTGCATATATGCATTGTCAAGAAGAATGTCCAAGACAAAGAACTGGATA GTTAAATTGAAGACATTAATAGTGGTACATAGGCTTCTGAGAGAAGGTGATCCCACATTCAAAGAAGAGTTCCTGGCCTACACATGCAGGGGAAACATTTTGCATATGGCAAATTTCAAGGATGACTCTAGCCAATTAG CCTGGGATTGCTCCGCATGGGTTCGCACCTATGCGCTATTCCTGGAGGAACGGCTTGAGTGCTTTAGGGTTCTCAAATACGACATCGAAACTGAGCGCCTCATGAAATCGCCCCAGTGTTCTACCAAG GGACATAGTAAAACCAGGACCCTACCTTGCCCAGATCTTTTGGAGCAGTTGCCTGCACTGCAGCAGCTGCTTTTCAGGGTTGTTGGAGTCCAG CCGGAAGGTTCTGCCTGGTCAAACTACCTCATTCAGTACGCACTAGCCCTG GTTGTGAAGGAGAGCTTCAAGATctactgtgcaattaatgatgGCATCATCAACCTTGTTGATATG TTCTTCGATATGCCAAAGTATGATGCTATCAAGGCTCTGACTATTTACAAACGAGCTGGCCTGCAG GCAGAAAACCTTGCTGAGTTCTATGAATTCTGCAAACTGCTTGAGCTGGCCAGGACATTCCAATTTCCTACTCTCAGGCAG CCACCCCCCTCATTCCTTGCAACAATGGAAGAGTACATCAGAGAAGCACCCCGCCCCTCAGTCAAGAGTGTG GAGAGTGAGGAACCAAAGCTACTGACTTATGACAAAGAAGCTCCACAGGAACCTGAAAAGCCAGCagaagaggagaaagaagaacCTGAACAAGAACCAGAATCTCAAGCTGAGCCTGAACTAGAACCCCAGCCACAGCAAACAACTGGAGATCTCCTA AACCTGGATGCAGAGGTCAACCCTTCGGTTATGGAACTCGAAGAATGCAATGCATTGGCACTTGCCATTGTAGCTCCAG GTGACCAAAACAAGGCGTCAACATCTCAAAATCTGTTTGATGGAAGCTCATCGGGGTGGGAGTTGGCACTTGTCACCGCTCCAAGCACCAATATAAGCCAGCCAGTTAAGACCAACTTG gctggaggctttgacaagcTGTTACTCGACAGCCTCTACGAAGACGAGGCAAGGAGGCAGCAGATCGCCAGTGTGACCTACGCTGGCAGCCTTGGAACAGCCAACCCTTTCGACGCCAATGCCAATGGCCCGTTCGCCATGTCCAGCAGCTTCGCACCACCATCTAATGTGCAGTTGGCACTGATGaaccagcagcaacagcagtacTACCAGGTGCAGCAGCAGTATTTCCAGCCACAGCAGCATCAGTATTTTCAGCAGCAACAACAGATAATGGCGATGCCGACACCAAACATGTACCACCACCAATATCAGTATGCTGCGCCTCCCTCCAGAGCTCCAAATCCATTTGGTGATCCTTTCAGCGACCTTGTAGCGGTGGGTGCTCCTGGAAAACAGGGCAACTCAAGCTTTGTCTGA
- the LOC120654807 gene encoding uncharacterized protein LOC120654807: MALRALYNEIRGMKVREVPAYLKPRLTWENVKKTADQAVDRYIEKYIETSKPDPLFHVCFGGMAFSYLVALPWERAHLAHLEEMERTGGKH, translated from the coding sequence ATGGCGCTTCGGGCCCTGTACAACGAGATCCGGGGCATGAAGGTGCGCGAGGTGCCGGCGTACCTGAAGCCACGGCTCACCTGGGAGAACGTCAAGAAGACCGCCGACCAGGCCGTCGACCGCTACATCGAGAAGTACATCGAGACGAGCAAGCCGGACCCGCTCTTCCACGTCTGCTTCGGCGGGATGGCCTTCTCCTACCTCGTCGCGCTGCCCTGGGAGCGCGCTCACCTTGCCCACCTCGAGGAGATGGAGAGGACCGGCGGGAAGCACTAG
- the LOC120654798 gene encoding putative clathrin assembly protein At5g57200 isoform X1, giving the protein MDAELPREDEGEGRRSPAAFLAAARASGDRSGGGETGRGAAWGGGGARAGSARAAPGERCGREEAFCFPELDIAIVKATNHVECPPKERHVRKIFIATSANRPRADVTYCIYALSRRMSKTKNWIVKLKTLIVVHRLLREGDPTFKEEFLAYTCRGNILHMANFKDDSSQLAWDCSAWVRTYALFLEERLECFRVLKYDIETERLMKSPQCSTKGHSKTRTLPCPDLLEQLPALQQLLFRVVGVQPEGSAWSNYLIQYALALVVKESFKIYCAINDGIINLVDMFFDMPKYDAIKALTIYKRAGLQAENLAEFYEFCKLLELARTFQFPTLRQPPPSFLATMEEYIREAPRPSVKSVESEEPKLLTYDKEAPQEPEKPAEEEKEEPEQEPESQAEPELEPQPQQTTGDLLNLDAEVNPSVMELEECNALALAIVAPGDQNKASTSQNLFDGSSSGWELALVTAPSTNISQPVKTNLAGGFDKLLLDSLYEDEARRQQIASVTYAGSLGTANPFDANANGPFAMSSSFAPPSNVQLALMNQQQQQYYQVQQQYFQPQQHQYFQQQQQIMAMPTPNMYHHQYQYAAPPSRAPNPFGDPFSDLVAVGAPGKQGNSSFV; this is encoded by the exons atgGACGCCGAGCTACCAAGAGAGGACgagggggagggaaggaggagcccCGCCGCCTTCCTTGCAGCCGCACGGGCTTCCGGCGACCGctcaggcggcggcgagacggGCAGGGGCGCGGCctgggggggcggcggcgctcgggctgGTTCCGCCCGAGCCGCCCCAGGGGAGCGATGCGGACGGGAGGAAGCGTTTTGTTTTCCC GAATTGGATATTGCAATTGTGAAGGCAACCAACCATGTAGAATGCCCTCCCAAGGAACGGCATGTCAGAA AAATATTCATCGCAACCTCAGCAAATCGCCCTCGCGCAGACGTCACATACTGCATATATGCATTGTCAAGAAGAATGTCCAAGACAAAGAACTGGATA GTTAAATTGAAGACATTAATAGTGGTACATAGGCTTCTGAGAGAAGGTGATCCCACATTCAAAGAAGAGTTCCTGGCCTACACATGCAGGGGAAACATTTTGCATATGGCAAATTTCAAGGATGACTCTAGCCAATTAG CCTGGGATTGCTCCGCATGGGTTCGCACCTATGCGCTATTCCTGGAGGAACGGCTTGAGTGCTTTAGGGTTCTCAAATACGACATCGAAACTGAGCGCCTCATGAAATCGCCCCAGTGTTCTACCAAG GGACATAGTAAAACCAGGACCCTACCTTGCCCAGATCTTTTGGAGCAGTTGCCTGCACTGCAGCAGCTGCTTTTCAGGGTTGTTGGAGTCCAG CCGGAAGGTTCTGCCTGGTCAAACTACCTCATTCAGTACGCACTAGCCCTG GTTGTGAAGGAGAGCTTCAAGATctactgtgcaattaatgatgGCATCATCAACCTTGTTGATATG TTCTTCGATATGCCAAAGTATGATGCTATCAAGGCTCTGACTATTTACAAACGAGCTGGCCTGCAG GCAGAAAACCTTGCTGAGTTCTATGAATTCTGCAAACTGCTTGAGCTGGCCAGGACATTCCAATTTCCTACTCTCAGGCAG CCACCCCCCTCATTCCTTGCAACAATGGAAGAGTACATCAGAGAAGCACCCCGCCCCTCAGTCAAGAGTGTG GAGAGTGAGGAACCAAAGCTACTGACTTATGACAAAGAAGCTCCACAGGAACCTGAAAAGCCAGCagaagaggagaaagaagaacCTGAACAAGAACCAGAATCTCAAGCTGAGCCTGAACTAGAACCCCAGCCACAGCAAACAACTGGAGATCTCCTA AACCTGGATGCAGAGGTCAACCCTTCGGTTATGGAACTCGAAGAATGCAATGCATTGGCACTTGCCATTGTAGCTCCAG GTGACCAAAACAAGGCGTCAACATCTCAAAATCTGTTTGATGGAAGCTCATCGGGGTGGGAGTTGGCACTTGTCACCGCTCCAAGCACCAATATAAGCCAGCCAGTTAAGACCAACTTG gctggaggctttgacaagcTGTTACTCGACAGCCTCTACGAAGACGAGGCAAGGAGGCAGCAGATCGCCAGTGTGACCTACGCTGGCAGCCTTGGAACAGCCAACCCTTTCGACGCCAATGCCAATGGCCCGTTCGCCATGTCCAGCAGCTTCGCACCACCATCTAATGTGCAGTTGGCACTGATGaaccagcagcaacagcagtacTACCAGGTGCAGCAGCAGTATTTCCAGCCACAGCAGCATCAGTATTTTCAGCAGCAACAACAGATAATGGCGATGCCGACACCAAACATGTACCACCACCAATATCAGTATGCTGCGCCTCCCTCCAGAGCTCCAAATCCATTTGGTGATCCTTTCAGCGACCTTGTAGCGGTGGGTGCTCCTGGAAAACAGGGCAACTCAAGCTTTGTCTGA
- the LOC120654803 gene encoding glycosyltransferase BC10-like, protein MKQVWQRRSKDMTAMPPLRHRGAAKKPMWIIVLLSLVCVALMGAYVYPPRRYSACYFFASSVCTPFKDWLPNVAREKTDEEIISSVVIRDLLSMPMPVSKNPKIAFMFLTPGSLPFEKLWEKFLQGYDGRYSIYIHASREKPVHSSSLFVGREIHSEKVVWGRISMIDAEKRLLANALEDVDNQFFVLLSDSCVPLHTFDYIYNYLMGTNVSFIDCFLDPGPHGTGRYSTEMLPEIEQWDFRKGAQWFAITRRHALLILADNLYYNKFKLYCKPAEGRNCIADEHYLPTLFNMVDPGGIANWSVTHVDWSEGKWHPRSYRAADVTYELLKNITSVNENFHITSDDKKVVTVTPCMWNGTKRQCYLFARKFYPEALNNLLKLFSSHTAA, encoded by the exons ATGAAACAGGTGTGGCAGCGGCGCAGCAAGGACATGACAGCCATGCCCCCTCTGCGCCACCGAGGCGCTGCTAAGAAGCCCATGTGGATCATCGTGCTATTGTCGTTGGTTTGCGTTGCGCTTATGGGGGCCTATGTCTACCCACCACGGCGCTACTCAGCATGCTACTTCTTTGCTTCAAGTGTCTGTACTCCATTCAAGGATTGGCTACCTAATGTTGCTCGGGAGAAAACTGATGAAGAGATTATTTCATCAGTGGTTATTAGGGACCTCCTTTCGATGCCTATGCCTGTGTCAAAAAATCCTAAGATTGCCTTTATGTTCCTGACACCAGGTTCATTGCCTTTTGAGAAATTGTGGGAGAAATTTTTACAG GGTTATGATGGGCGATATTCCATCTATATCCATGCATCTCGTGAGAAACCTGTACATTCCAGCTCCCTATTTGTTGGTCGTGAAATTCACAGTGAAAAG GTAgtatgggggaggatttcgatGATTGATGCAGAGAAGAGGCTGTTAGCAAATGCATTGGAAGATGTTGATAATCAATTTTTTGTCTTGCTTTCTGACAG CTGTGTTCCACTGCATACATTCGATTACATATATAATTATCTGATGGGAACAAATGTGAGCTTCATTGATTG CTTCCTAGATCCTGGCCCGCATGGAACTGGAAGGTATTCCACGGAAATGCTTCCTGAAATAGAACAGTGGGACTTCAGGAAGGGTGCCCAG TGGTTTGCTATAACACGAAGGCATGCTTTACTGATTCTGGCAGACAACCTTTACTACAATAAGTTCAAGCTATATTGCAAG CCAGCAGAGGGACGCAACTGTATCGCTGATGAGCATTATTTGCCAACTCTTTTCAAC ATGGTAGATCCTGGTGGAATTGCTAATTGGTCAGTGACTCATGTTGATTGGTCAGAGGGAAAATGGCATCCAAGGTCATATAGAGCTGCAGATGTTACCTATGAACTTTTAAAGAACATAACG TCTGTCAATGAGAATTTCCACATTACAAGTGATGATAAG AAAGTTGTGACAGTGACCCCATGTATGTGGAATGGAACAAAAAGACAGTGCTACCTTTTTGCTAGAAAGTTTTATCCAGAAGCTCTGAACAACCTATTGAAGCTATTCTCCAGTCATACAGCCGCTTGA